A single Methanomicrobia archaeon DNA region contains:
- a CDS encoding DUF22 domain-containing protein, with product MLYSNTKNMAKIKYVYWEDDIGGKKCVLETVAYRYGYSVGPHGQWEMLIAREDKDVQKDQTVTIKIEEVEIPPKSIVLACLTLRHALGVVLTADAMGKPKGVETRRVLDEVVFLPIHDGTVHKGELLTVVNVFHATPERRFARGAAEKWLQERYRY from the coding sequence ATGCTCTACTCTAATACCAAGAACATGGCGAAGATAAAGTATGTGTACTGGGAGGATGACATCGGCGGGAAGAAATGCGTGCTGGAGACCGTAGCGTATAGATATGGCTATTCCGTGGGCCCGCATGGTCAGTGGGAGATGCTCATCGCCCGGGAGGACAAAGACGTGCAGAAAGACCAGACCGTGACGATCAAGATAGAAGAGGTTGAGATCCCGCCGAAGTCAATTGTGCTAGCCTGTCTCACATTGCGACATGCGCTTGGTGTGGTGCTTACAGCTGATGCGATGGGCAAGCCCAAGGGCGTTGAGACGCGTCGGGTTCTTGACGAAGTCGTTTTTCTCCCTATCCATGATGGTACCGTGCATAAAGGGGAATTGCTCACGGTCGTTAACGTGTTTCACGCTACACCGGAGCGAAGATTTGCCCGAGGTGCCGCGGAAAAGTGGTTGCAGGAACGCTACAGATACTAG
- the fliE gene encoding flagellar hook-basal body complex protein FliE, with the protein MCPRCRGKVVAGTLQILAFIGAPASGKTVAATVAKDLNIPVITMGDVIRAELQSRMLPVTDENAGRIANELRANEGLDAIAKRCIPRIHDLLVSGMTEAEHKLIVVDGIRGVPEVEAFKRAFGTNFVLVLIDAPLSLRYTRIKNRGRGDDSLALAEFQAREARENRWGMGEAMKQADLVLRNEGSLRAFKEQIKALLQNPRHTC; encoded by the coding sequence ATTTGCCCGAGGTGCCGCGGAAAAGTGGTTGCAGGAACGCTACAGATACTAGCCTTCATCGGCGCACCTGCATCAGGAAAGACCGTCGCAGCCACCGTTGCGAAGGATCTGAACATCCCCGTCATCACCATGGGCGACGTGATACGGGCGGAGCTCCAGAGCCGTATGCTGCCCGTGACTGACGAGAACGCGGGCAGAATAGCGAACGAGCTCCGGGCGAATGAGGGGCTTGATGCCATTGCCAAACGGTGCATCCCCCGTATCCATGACCTGCTGGTGAGCGGTATGACCGAAGCGGAGCACAAGCTCATTGTGGTTGATGGTATCCGAGGCGTGCCTGAGGTAGAAGCATTCAAGCGCGCGTTTGGGACGAATTTTGTGCTCGTACTGATCGATGCGCCGCTTTCGCTGCGCTATACACGGATAAAGAATCGTGGGCGCGGCGATGACTCGCTGGCACTCGCGGAGTTTCAGGCGCGTGAGGCGCGCGAGAACCGCTGGGGGATGGGCGAGGCGATGAAGCAGGCCGATCTCGTGCTGCGGAACGAGGGCTCGCTCAGAGCATTTAAGGAGCAGATAAAGGCGCTGCTTCAGAATCCCCGGCACACCTGTTGA